GTCTACTTACACCCATGATTTCTGCTATTCTATTTTGGTTTAATTCTTGGTGATAATATAATTTGCAAATCTTTATCATCACTCTAGTATCATCTAAAATTGACATTTTTATCCCTACTCAAATCTTAAAGTATCTCCTATTTTTAAATCAGGTAATTCATGACCACTTATTGCTATTGCTCCTGGAAGTATATCGTTATTATTCAAATAAACAGATATATGACCTAGAGTCATTAAATTATTATGTGCTTCAGAACCAATTTTATCAACTTTAAATTCAATGTCATTGATCTTAAGAATAGACACATTACTTAAATTAAAGTCATCA
The Mammaliicoccus sp. Dog046 genome window above contains:
- a CDS encoding PTS glucitol/sorbitol transporter subunit IIA; its protein translation is MYKTIIKEFGDLAPAFKEDNLFVLFGTSAPGELKDISYIHETNEISDDFNLSNVSILKINDIEFKVDKIGSEAHNNLMTLGHISVYLNNNDILPGAIAISGHELPDLKIGDTLRFE